From one Dysidea avara chromosome 9, odDysAvar1.4, whole genome shotgun sequence genomic stretch:
- the LOC136265972 gene encoding uncharacterized protein, with protein sequence MEICLGAPLAEIGLYIKSLELSTEEQYNPAVVVDEENTNVEQNHIAVLTYYLLKHGVSMEFYHEISMLFKDLPRSYKLKQFKKGIKVPTISKTPGPYDGAQFDFMDIFQLHAADEIKQHRLYYEENQSFLVKVSGDGAQYSRTSNFCLLSFSILRDDSTLSCYEVHTIAVLKTSESYEALRDGFGDAIASINSLADDGEITLDGITYSVEVVCCADYKFLLNLMGMKAASSQHSCIWCEVKDVDRHKMNVRIHEQPKKRTLASIKRNARTQSLGCKNAPLLELELDHIVPDELHLLLRVMDMLIQALVDTAVAQDHYEAHDRGQSSINAEDGPKPCEEYKRVWGAFLCLGT encoded by the exons ATGGAAATCTGCTTGGGAGCACCGTTGGCTGAAATCGGTCTTTATATCAAATCCTTGGAACTTAGCACCGAAGAACAATACAATCCAGCAGTCGTGGTGGATGAAGAAAACACCAATGTTGAGCAGAATCACATTGCTGTGTTGACTTATTATTTATTGAAACATGGGGTTTCCATGGAATTTTATCATGAAATATCAATGCTGTTCAAAGATCTCCCTAGATCCTACAAG CTAAAGCAATTTAAGAAAGGAATAAAAGTTCCAACAATAAGCAAGACACCTGGTCCCTATGATGGTGCCCAATTTGATTTTATGGACATTTTTCAACTACATGCAGCAGATGAG ATCAAACAGCATAGACTGTACTATGAAGAGAACCAGTCATTCTTAGTCAAAGTATCTGGGGATGGGGCTCAATATAGCAGAACGTCAAACTTCTGTTTACTGTCTTTCAGTATTCTAAGAGACGACAGCACTCTTAGTTGCTATG AAGTGCATACCATCGCAGTCCTGAAGACATCAGAGAGTTATGAAGCTCTGCGGGATGGGTTTGGGGATGCCATTGCATCCATCAATTCATTGGCAGATGATGGAGAAATCACATTAGATGGCATAACATATTCTGTAGAGGTAGTATGCTGTGCGGATTACAAA TTTCTGTTAAACCTAATGGGGATGAAGGCAGCCAGCTCACAGCATTCATGTATTTGGTGTGAAGTAAAGGATGTAGACAG GCACAAAATGAATGTCCGAATTCATGAACAACCCAAAAAAAGAACACTTGCTTCCATTAAAAGAAATGCAAGGACACAATCTCTGGGATGTAAAAATGCACCCCTGCTGGAATTAGAGCTGGACCACATTGTTCCAGATGAGCTCCATTTGTTACTGAGGGTGATGGACATGCTCATCCAAGCACTAGTTGATACTGCTGTAGCCCAAGATCACTATGAGGCACATGATAGAGGGCAAAGCAGTATTAACGCTGAGGATGGGCCAAAACCTTGTGAAGAGTATAAAAGAGTGTGGGGTGCATTTTTATGTCTGGGCACCTAA
- the LOC136267114 gene encoding uncharacterized protein codes for MADTQDQMWPSVEDQDEEDYQSALNAPSLNYITEMLALAYKVMSHVTKLCDTTSTQCIDCDQLKHCNTDTAGTCAQLAASVLNVIKSSGCQQDNMLTGDIQILSREIMRAGKNLNHAAKKYGQQISYRVGMSMETGQVTSFDDGII; via the exons ATGGCAGATACACag GACCAGATGTGGCCATCGGTTGAAGATCAAGATGAAGAAGACTACCAGTCAGCTCTTAATGCTCCTAGTTTGAATTACATTACAGAGATGTTGGCACTAGCATATAAAGTGATGTCCCATGTAACAAAACTGTGTGACACCACCAGTACCCAATGTATTGACTGTGACCAACTGAAACACTGCAATACTGATACTGCTGGTACATGCGCACAACTGGCTGCTTCAGTATTGAATGTTATTAAGAGCTCAGGATGCCAACAAGACAATATGCTGACAGGTGACATTCAGATTTTGTCAAGGGAGATTATGAGAGCAGGGAAGAACCTTAATCATGCAGCAAAGAAATATGGACAGCAAATCAGTTATAGAGTTGGAATGTCCATGGAAACTGGGCAAGTAACTAGTTTTGATGATGGTATTATATAA